GTGCCCTTCGTGATAATAGTCATTAGTTCCAGTTAGTTTCAATCAGTCGATATAAGCCCTCAGGCCACGGAAGAGGAAGAGGCGATTGGTCACTGGTGTCGCCGAGGACATCTtacggctgatgatgatgaatgaagGTATTACTGTGTATTCGATTTTGAAATTCTTAATAGTACTTTTAGAGATTGAAAGTGCACCATTCAATGGAAACTATAAGCAAcaaaaattatttcttttttatttattttttatctttatttatatttagggaTTTTTACACGCACGTGTATGACGTGTATGCCAATCCCATCATACcttatactaatacataatctAACTAAAACGTACGAAAattgttgttaaataaatataagttgttAATCAAACCATTGGTTatatcttattaaattaaattaacaaacaaacaaaataggtGCGAatactgactgactgatatAAAAAATCTCAAACTGCGTAATTAGAATATAATGTTGATGAAGTACGTCCGTGGTAGAGGCGTGACGAAGGGCTCCGTGTGGGTAGGCCGCTATAGGACCGACGACTCTATGAAGGTCATGAGAAAACGTCAGATACGGACTGTTGCAGACCACTGATACTGATGCCTTAGAAGGGCCCCAAAATACGCACTGTTTTAACAGATATGATTGATTGACTGATTTTAACCTTACTGATTTGTAATAGAGTTcaacatattttaacaaatttgATGTATTGGTATTATTGGGATGTGCAAGGGTCTGTATGTGTACAGCTATACATTTCTGTCTAGTAAGGAACGGAACTGCTTTTCATGACTATCTAGCTCCAATCCAAAGTGTCCAGGAACCTAGACTAGATCtagaatttttgtttattaatcaatGGAGCGAGTAGAAATCTCTCTGTTCTtactgaaatgttttttttagaagaccaataaaaaaagtaacggAGATAGTTAAGATCGGAGAAATGAGGAAATAATTACTGTTGTATCgaggctttttttttgaggggggatagtCACTCAACCAacgtcttctcccgccttgggcgaggcgagatggagtgtcagactcttactgagtaaaaaccatcccgttcctactcctgcttttgagccggaaccccggtaaccgtccagtccgcagctccggttcaatAGAGGTTGATAGTAACTTGAGTTGAAGGCAACTAGAGATAAGACTTAAATAGATGAATAATTATCAAGTTGTTTATATTAGAAATCAAAATAGTTCCATCTTTCTTTCAGTACATGTCCTTCAGTACAAAATGATGAATGGGTACAAATTTATGCGCctgtttaaattatgttttattataacattgatATGCGATAATGCTCGAGCCGGTGCGTAGTAGCGATTATCAAATGTTATTCAAGCAAATTGGTAAGtagctaattatttatttgcatttgaTATATATTTTACGCATTAATACgactaattaatttgtttagtcATCGTTCGACCTACATTTTGCAGGATATAGTTAAGTCTTACAACACGTCTctatagttttaaaaactaaataaaatcgtaATGTTTTTTTGTGAGAGAACCATAAAATAACAGTTCTTTTTGTATCCATAAAACATTCGTCTCCAGTCGATTATTCCCGTGAATATACAATCAGACTTACCTGGCCTGCTCCCCTGGGCCCATCTAACAACGATCGACTTTCAAACGATGTTATCTCTAAATTGCATTCCATTAACAACACAGCACGAACCTTAAACAAAAACAGCCTACATATCGTTCAATGTATGATGAATACGTCAGCTATAATCGGCACTTCGATAAAAATCTGAATACCTAAGTGTATCTGGAACGGtcgaacataaatatttaatatttagggcaatttgaaaaacaaaatttttctTGCAATATTGATTCTTTTGTTGTTCGGTGTTGTTAGTTCATATTAGCCAGTAGGTGCTTTGACACGTGACGAGAAGTTTGTGTTAGTAGTACTGGCCAGTtaaacgcttaaattcctagtATAACTTACTGCGAGTTATACAAAACTTCCTGTCCTAACGACATTACCAAGTAAGTTATTTACCACATTACTCACcgtatttattcttattattaacgttttaaatgcaaaagtttggtTATAAATCATAGACCAATCACAAGCGATGACATCACATTGTTCCTTTTTTCGGTTGGTAGCATTGAGTACCACAGATTAACTAGAGGAATGAACGATATATTTTTAGGCCGTGCTTCAAAAATTGTGACATTGGTTCACGCGGTCTTGTGCAATATTGTTATCACATGGATGATGTTGTTTTATAACATGTTTCAGTGTAGGtggattgtatttatttgataagATATTGATGTAATCAAATATTGATTATTgtatcacatattatttttagttgttcTTCAATGTTGCatggattattttttatacagaaattCATGGTCGAAAACTATTATCTAGGTATGTCAgctaatgtttattgttttgcttaatatttaaacgaaatgaatgttttttgtttatattttaatgaaatagacAGATACATAAGTAGTCGATATTAATGTCTGTGAAAATAGTGTGTGCCTACATTTATGTATGAACGCTAACTGAATCAAATACAACCTTATCGTTTagcaataaagtaaaaaatctattgGACATTGTTAACAGTATTTGGTTAGCTTGATGGACTATTATGTAGTATTCTAAGTACAGGATTACAGGAAAATATATGTAACTTATACGGTACTACGTAAGTGATATATAAATAGGTGATACGTACTTAACTACTTAGTTTTTTAGTAGTAGCTCTATTGGTCGTTAGATATCTTTCGAAAacgtttacttttaaatattatatactgtTCATGACATAATGTAAGGTCTgatcaacaataaaaaattaaacccATGATAACGACAATGATAAATAATCACAATGACACAAAATGTTGTCAATTTTTCttaaactaaatacagttttcaaagattacttataataaaaaagattgtatcacactaatatgataaatatgaaagtttgtttgtttgttgatcaCTCTGAAACTGATGAAAtttgtatacagacaaggtataaactgacttgggtgataggatactttttattccacggaaacgcgagcgaagtcgctagcagaagctagtatagtAATATAGTTCATTGGACGAGTATATGCTAGATATTGTGTGAAATTGTACACCTGCATTATTCGATTATTTGCTTATGTTGAAGTAACACGTTTCAGTATACGTTGCAGACTTGCAGTATCGTCTTATACATATACCAATGGTTATATAATATGTACGAACGTCGACCTTTAGATACCTTTATTAAACTAATTTGGTTTTAACATATCGGTtggttaaaaaaaacaagtaaagtgtattatgtataatacctaaacaatttatttaggaATCACCCCAAAACTAGACGACACTATcgatcatgtttttttttcttgaggaacacaaagttataataaattcctTTCTTCCTAGTTATCATTTGCAGACGATCGCAAAACAAAACTAAGTCTAAAGCTTTAGACAGATCGTAAATATTGTTGTTGCAAAAAAGCTAGACGGCAGACATTTCTATAATATCTAACCCTAACTCGATCTTAAATGTCTCGGAGAACAAAGACCAGAGACAAAGAGTCTGTTGCCTTTGCAGCCAGACATTTTTTTTGAAGCATTTATTTGAAAGTGGCCTGTCTAATATTCTCCgttgttcttttttcaaattccCTCGTCTACTGTATAATAGGGTAATGTATGCGCATCTTTTGTTTTAGATCGAGATggactttttctttttatggctAGTCACATTCGTCGCGGGATTttggatttttaaaaaaataaaggaatgGCAGAACTTGCCTCCTGGGCCGTGGGGCTTACCGATCGTCGGTTATTTACCTTTCTTGGATCGTCATCAGCCgcatttgactttgactaaattATCTAAACAGTATGGACCGATATATGGCATTGGCATGGGCAGCGTGTATTCTGTGGTTTTATCTGACCATAAATTGATAAGAGATGCCTTTGCTAAGGAGAATTTTTCGGGACGAGCGCCGTTGTATTTGACGCATGGTATCATGCATGGAAATGGTAAGAGCATTTGTTAAACACATAGTTTCTTtggatgtaaataaaaaacaaaataattggtAGATCCTGCTAATTATCGGGTTTGATTCGCAGATTAAGCTCAATATCAGCGAGGAGTTTGGAATAATACACTCATACACGATTGTGATATGATTTTTCTATCTTTCCGATTCTTTTACTGCAGTATCTCTCTAATGAAATATATcgaataagtattatttaatattttgtttccaaAGGTATTATTTGTGCTGAGGGCAGCCTGTGGAAGGACCAGAGAAAGTTGATAACGATGTGGCTGAAAAGCTTTGGTATGAGTAAACACAGCGTGTCGCGAGAAAAGTTGGAAAAACGGATAGCTTCAGGCGTCTACGAACTTTTAGAAGTATGATTTGTATTCCGTACTTACAACCTAATATTGATCCtaagttttgaaataaaaaatctacacattttatgaaaacaaaccTTGCTGTTATACTACCAAAGatcatttttaaaatctgtCAGCCTAATATCTTGATTAATATGTAAGCTAAAGGCGTCACCTACCAAATGGGtcccaatttttttatttaaacattgacatttgttcgtaatgttattaattaattctcaTTTAAAAGTTGACgtagaaaatgtaattttaaccTAAGCTCCTTAATTTTAAAGCTCGTATTTGAATAACGATGAATTAATTCAGAAATAATGAACAAagtcttttttataaattttttttagAACATCGAGAAGTCTGAAGGGAGCCCTATGGATTTGAGTCACATGCTGACGAATTCTCTAGGAAATGTGGTGAATGAAATTATCTTCGGATCGAAGTTTCCCCCTGACGATAAAACCTGGAATTGGTTCAGACAGATCCAAGAGGAGGGGTGCCACGAAATGGGAGTAGCTGGTGTTGTTAATTTTTTGCCCTTTATTAGGTAAGCATCATGTTTTGCGTTTTTATTATATcgatttattgttataaataacttttaatctAATCTGGAAGCTAAATGTATGTCTagacattattattaaactgtCTGCGTGATGTAGACAGACAGATACTTCATATCTATTCGTCCAAAGTGCGTGgagtaattaaattgtattggTCTTCCTCAAAATTGAATAGTAGTCGCATACGGCTCCAGACATTTATGATTTCATTAAACTTTTGTGCGATTTACACCCATAATTCCCTTTGTTTTAGGTTCATTTCAGCATCaacaagaaaaacaattgaaGTGCTAACGCGCGGTCAAGCTCAAACTCACAGACTATACGCGAGCATCATCGATCGACGACGAAAGGTTTTAGGGTTGGCACCAGTGAAAGAAGCAGCATACCCCCTTCACGAAAACCTCTTTAACGAACACCCAGACGGTCATATCAAATGTATCACGTACAGCAAACACGCCTCAAATACTGAAGAACATTACTTCGATCCTAATATTCTGATACCAACGGATGGAGAGTGCATCCTTGATAATTTCCTTCTAGAACAGAAGAGAAGGTATGAGAGTGGAGATGAAGGAGCTAAGTACATGACGGATGAACAGATGTTGTATCTTCTGGCTGATATGTTTGGAGCTGGTCTTGATACTACATCGGTGACTCTGTCCTGGTTCCTGCTGTATATGGCCCTTTATCCTGAAGAACAGGTAAGATTTTTGGTTCGATAAATAATTGTAGCTGTTGAATTCATAACACGTTAGTTTTCGTACAATAGGTTAGAtgatcaatttttattttaatgtccgtcttgtagattattttaaaatatttaacaagtattttgtattttcttacgataaatactttcgaagatatattgatatGAAATATTGCGTTACGTCACAtcaatgtacattttataagtagaaatgacgtataaGTGGTAGCAaaccacttctaaactttgatcccgtttatctaagtattgttatcttaatggcaaaataaataatacgtgtctaatatttttgtcattacCTAACTGCCGTCACTAAATAGATGTTTGATTTTCATATCCTATCATAATCCCTAATTTGTTATGTTGAAACcaaatttaatttacatgtaAGTCCCTATTTCGTCCTATTTAGTAGACCATTTATAGTGTTAAGCACATCAATCCCAAAGTCATACACATACGTATTGTGTGTTCTTGTTTAGAAACATTCGTCTTGTCGAATCATTTCATCAATTCCTAATGATTTGTGTGAGCAAGAGAGTTtgtaatcaaaatgtcaatCACTACGATTGCTGAGTGACGCGAAATGTTCACGCTTTACAAAGTTGAAAGGCACTTCAAGTCTTTATTAAACTAAGGTGCCTGTACATACTTGAATGTGCCTACATATGTGTGAAACATAATGCACATAATTTATGTTGAAGTATACAAAAGCTGAATTATAAGATTTTATTCAATTCGAATTTACTAAAGCACATCAGTTGTCTGATTTCGATAAAGTTGGAGTTGTTCACATCTGTAAAAAGTGCTGCAGACCGATTAATGGGtgtgataataaatataacattgtagctttatgttttttttatatcgtcatgGTTGTTTGTATCCCCGgacgggtaggcagaggtgcacattatggcacgtaatgccacagtACAATATATAggcacatttcacaatttatgttataagccctgtgtaatagagagtgagtctattgccatataccgggcacatttccagactccgtgctactacaaaGAAATTTTTCGGAACCCGAAAAAAGTCGAGTAATGCTTTGTAGTTTTGTGGTATattctttaaattttaataattctcatgattgtaaaataaacattaatgttGCAGGAAATAATTCGAAAGGAGATTCTGTCAGTGTACCCTGAGGAGGGCGAGGTGGACGGTTCCAGACTGCCACACTTGATGGCTGCCATTTGCGAGACGCAGCGCATTCGATCGATAGTGCCCGTCGGAATACCCCACGGATGCCTGCAagtatgcatttttatttaaaactactttCAGAATTTTCCATTAACCACCTAgaatattttctgtattttccGAACTTATATTATTCTATATATTCCTAATATACTCGTACAAGACATGGATATTTCATAACTGGAAAAAGTATATGTTAGCTTTTCAGTTTCGAAATTTTCAACCTCTGTGTGTGGCAATAACTTCTCGACTAATCGCTGGGGAATACTAAAACATCGATCGAATCGAAAAGTTGAAGAACTGCTTAGAAAACTACTGCGAAGTTTTCCCAAAGGCAATAAAACGTTTCTTTCGTTTACAGGACACTTTTAT
This window of the Spodoptera frugiperda isolate SF20-4 chromosome 23, AGI-APGP_CSIRO_Sfru_2.0, whole genome shotgun sequence genome carries:
- the LOC118266714 gene encoding cytochrome P450 306a1 is translated as MDFFFLWLVTFVAGFWIFKKIKEWQNLPPGPWGLPIVGYLPFLDRHQPHLTLTKLSKQYGPIYGIGMGSVYSVVLSDHKLIRDAFAKENFSGRAPLYLTHGIMHGNGIICAEGSLWKDQRKLITMWLKSFGMSKHSVSREKLEKRIASGVYELLENIEKSEGSPMDLSHMLTNSLGNVVNEIIFGSKFPPDDKTWNWFRQIQEEGCHEMGVAGVVNFLPFIRFISASTRKTIEVLTRGQAQTHRLYASIIDRRRKVLGLAPVKEAAYPLHENLFNEHPDGHIKCITYSKHASNTEEHYFDPNILIPTDGECILDNFLLEQKRRYESGDEGAKYMTDEQMLYLLADMFGAGLDTTSVTLSWFLLYMALYPEEQEIIRKEILSVYPEEGEVDGSRLPHLMAAICETQRIRSIVPVGIPHGCLQDTFIGNYRIPKGTMVIPLQWALHMDPDVWEDPEVFRPQRFLAEDGSLLKPPEFIPFQTGKRMCPGDELSRMLACGLVARLFRRRRVRLATDPPSTKDMQGTVGVTLSPPTVSYYCDPL